The Meles meles chromosome 6, mMelMel3.1 paternal haplotype, whole genome shotgun sequence genome has a window encoding:
- the SENP8 gene encoding sentrin-specific protease 8 isoform X2 produces MDPVVLSYMDSLLRQSDVSLLDPPSWLNDHIIGFAFEYFANSQFHDCSDHVCFISPEVTQFIKCTSNRAEIAMFLEPLDLPNKRVLFLAINDNSNEAAGGTHWSLLVYVQDKNSFFHYDSHSRSNSVHAKQVAEKLEAFLGRKGDKLAFVEEKAPAQQNSYDCGMYVICNTEALCQNFFRQQPESLLQLLTPTYITKKRGEWKDLIARLAKN; encoded by the coding sequence ATGGACCCTGTAGTCTTGAGTTACATGGACAGTCTACTGCGGCAATCAGATGTCTCACTATTGGATCCTCCAAGCTGGCTCAATGACCATATCATTGGATTTGCCTTTGAGTACTTTGCCAACAGTCAGTTTCATGACTGTTCTGACCATGTCTGCTTCATCAGCCCCGAAGTTACCCAGTTTATCAAGTGCACTAGCAACCGAGCAGAGATTGCCATGTTCCTTGAACCCCTGGACCTCCCCAacaaaagagttttatttttagccATCAATGATAATTCCAACGAGGCAGCTGGGGGAACCCATTGGAGTTTGTTGGTTTATGTCCAAGATAAAAATAGCTTTTTTCACTATGATTCTCATAGCAGAAGTAACTCAGTCCATGCAAAGCAGGTAGCAGAGAAACTGGAAGCTTTCTTGGGCAGAAAAGGAGACAAACTGGCCTTTGTGGAAGAAAAAGCCCCTGCTCAACAAAACAGCTATGACTGTGGGATGTATGTGATTTGTAACACTGAGGCCTTGTGTCAGAACTTCTTTAGGCAACAGCCAGAATCACTATTGCAGCTACTCACTCCTACATACAtcacaaagaaaagaggagaatggAAAGATCTCATTGCCAGACTTGCCAAAAATTAG